The nucleotide window CCTTCCCTCTGGCTTCACTCGGTTCGTTGCCTCTCCAAGTGCAGAGTTCAGTTCTGAGTCGGTGGTTAGCCTTTACTCAGGCTCCTTATTTCGGCTTGCTTTTGTTGGCTTGCTTGGCGCACTGAACCTTAAACTTTGAACCTTAGACTGTATTAAATGGAGCGGCGGATGGGATTTGGCGCCTACGGTTTCGGCCTTGAGGCCTCAACCTCCGGTCGTCCAGCCGACGCTCATAGTTGTCGCAAACCTGCCACCGGCAGGTTTGCAATATGCGCCTGCTACGCATCGGCGCTTTCGCGTCTCCCCTCAAATCCTCACTTGTTCCAGTCAAAACCCCTCAAGCTTCCTTCGCTACTGTTCAATACAAAGTTGGAGCGGCGGATGGGATTTGAACCCACGACATCCTGCTTGGCAAGCAGGCATTCTACCCCTGAATTACCGCCGCAAATCAATTTCGGATTTCGGATTTCGGATTGCGAAATTTTAGATTGATTTATTTAAAATCTGAATTTCGCATATCCAAAATATCCAAATTTTAGATTTAAAAATAAACGATTCCAAAACTCCGCAATCCGCAATCTAAAATCCGAAATAATGTTGCGCCATGTAGGGATCGAACCTACGACCCACTGATTAAGAGTCAGTTGCTCTACCAACTGAGCTAATGGCGCATATCAATAAAATCAAAATCATGTTCGAACAAGGTGAAAATAATATCAAGCCCAAATCGAAAAGGGTAGTTGAATTTTGAAAAAATGTCTTCTATGATGAATGTCTGTTTTATTAGCCGCGGTGGCGGAACTGGCAGACTTGTCCCCCCACCCATTTTATGACCCTATTTTCACCATGCCCGCGTGGCGGAACTGGCAGACGCGCACGGCTTAGGACCGTGTGGGGAAACCCATAGAGGTTCAAGTCCTCTCGTGGGCAAAATGGGTGGGGGATACCGCAAGGTGTGTGGGGTGTAAGGCAAGTTGATCTCTCTCCCTTCTCATCTCCTTCCTAAAATTCGAGAATGCTTCAAAATTATTTCTTTTAATCTGAATGTTAAATAAATGGGGATAGAGATAAGCTGATAATCCAATTTGCCACTATTCGGTAGGAGAACCGAATGCTCCTCAACCTTGAGGGGGCCATTGTAAAGACGAATTCCAACGTGATGAGAACTTCTCAATAAAAATTGGTGAAGTGACTTGAGAGAACCCTGGCTCCCTGATTTAACCTCCAATGGGATGAGTGTATTCTCAACCGGCAGTACAAAATCCAACTCTGAGGAAGCCCCTTTCTCCTCACGGATCCAGAAAAAAAGCGCATTCCTTTGGTAACAATCGAGCGCCATGAGCTCCTGACCTACAAATGCCTCCGAGAGCCCCCCTCGATAGGAGGGATCAACGAACTGTTCATGAATCTGGTCCTTTGTAAGATGGAGTGCCGCAATACAAAGCCCAATATCAAGAAAGAGCGCCTTTGGAGCAGCTTTTGTTTTTTTAACAAGAGGCGGGGCAACTTGAGTGGTTGGAAAAATCCTCTCAATCAGCATGGCCTCATGTAAAATATCAAAAGCCCTTGAGATCTCCTTCGAGTGGGCATTGGCACCTGCCAACTTGGAATATGTGATACGGCTCCCAACCTCAAACGGAATACGATCCCAAACCAACTTCAAGTGTGTCGCCTCTGCCCCTTTAGAATATTTTGAAAAATCCTCCTTAAATGAGGAAACAAGGGTTTCATGATATTGTCTAACAGCAACGAAACTGCGCTCTTTTATATACTCATTCACAGCCTCAGGCATCCCGCCCACAACCATATAATCCGATAGAAGGTTAATGAACCTATCATGCAAAGGAGGTGGCAAAGACTTTTCAATGCCATATTCCCATAACGACTTGAGGAGAACCTCTTCGCCTGTCACAGACAAGAATTCATCAAAGGTGACCGGATATAAGTAAAGGAATTCAACTCTTCCAACGGGAAAGGACCAACCCTCAGTCTTCATTCGTACTTCCAGGAGAGAACCTGCACTGATGACATGAAGGTTGGGCATTTCTTCATAGAAATAGCGGAGGAGCTTTATTGCAGAGACAGAATTTTGAACCTCATCCAAAAAAAGGAGCGTCTCATGAGGGATCACCCTTTGATTTGAAATCCCTTCAATGCTCTGGACTACATCCTTTATATCTTTCACCTCAGAAAAAATTTTTTGGTTGACCTCTTTTTCCAAATTCAACTCGATGAAGTTTTTAAAACTTCTGGCAAATTTTCTCACAAGAGTGGTCTTGCCTGTTTGTCGAGCGCCACGAAATATCAGAGGTTTACGCCCTGATTTCGATTTCCATTTCAATAATTCCCGTTCAATTTTTCTCTCAAACATAGCATGATTATTCCTAAAGAATAGGTTCTTCGCAAGATAAAAATTACTAAAGAATAGGTTGTTTTAGATTATGTTTCTAATTTGAAACAATAGAAGCAAAAGACCCTTTACATATTACTCCTAATGTAATAACTTATAGGCATGTTTGAACGAGCAATTATAAAATACCTCGAAAAATGGAAAGACAGACCAGATCGAAAGCCTTTGATTTTGCGAGGTGCAAGGCAAGTTGGGAAAACGGTTAGCGTAAAGCTCTTTGCAGAGAAGCGCTTTAAGGATTTGATCTACCTTAATTTAGAAGACCCTGATCACGAACGACTTTTTCGCTCCCCTCTATCCTTGGAAGAGTTTGATAAAATCATCCAAATTAAATTTGGTAAAATTTTAAGAGAGGGAGAAACTTTACTTTTCATTGATGAGATTCAGAATGCTCCTTTTTTAGCGAAGTTATTGAGATTTTTCTATGAAAAACGTCCCCTCCTTCATGTGATCGCCGCGGGGTCTCTTTTAGAAGTCAAACTTCACAAAGAAGAAATCTCTTTTCCCGTAGGGCGAGTGGAATATGCTTATCTTTATCCCCTTAATTTTTTTGAATATTTAGAAGCTAAAAAAGAGGACCGTCTCCTTCATTTCTTAAATCATTTTTCGTTCAAGGAAAATATACCTGAAGCCATTTCCCAGATGGCTGAAAAATTTTTTGAGGAATATCTCTTCGTGGGAGGAATGCCCGAGGTTGTACAGCACTTTGTAGAACATCAAAATTTTTCTGACCTCGACCGTCTCTATCACGCCCTTCTAACATCCTATGCCGAGGATACTCACAAATACGCATCCCTTGCCAAAGTCAAATACTTGGTTCACTGTCTTGAAACGGCACCCCTCTTTGCAGGGCAATGCATCACCTATGAAAATTTTGGAGGTTCCCATTTTAGAAGCCGTGAAATGGGAGAGGCATTAGAAACCTTAGAACAGGCCATGCTCCTCCATCGAGCGATGGCAACCCATCAATCCTCTCTTCCGCTAACTGTAAAAAATAAAAAACCACCCAAACTTCTCTTTCTTGACGTTGGACTAGTCAACTACCGACTTGGACTCAGGGAAAAATTAATTCCTTTTGAAACCATGAACGATTTCTACCGTGGAAAAATTTCTGAACAAGTTGTGGGACAACATCTCTTAAGTTTGGACGAAAGAGCACAAAACCGTATGCTCTATTGGTATCGCGAACATCCTGGCAGCTCAGCTGAAGTAGATTTTGTAATTGTGGCTCAAGGGAAAATCATTCCCATTGAAGTAAAATCAGGTAAAACGGGTCGATTGCGTTCTCTCAAAGAATTTGTTAAACAATCAGGAATAAAAAAAACGGTCAGAGTCTATCGAGGACCTTTCCGAATTGAGGAAGTGAGTATAGAAGGGGTAAATTTTAAACTGATCTCTCTCCCTTTTTATCTTCTACCCAGAATCCGAGAATGCTGCGAGAACGTTTAACTCCAATTCGTTACATCATCCCCACTTCCATTGTCATTGACCCCATTGGGACCTATAGAATAGAGCTCAAATTTATTCAAAGAAGGATTATGGGTTGGAATTTTATGATAAATCAAAATCTGCTTCCCATCAGGGTTTTGACTTG belongs to Chlamydiota bacterium and includes:
- a CDS encoding ATP-binding protein, with the protein product MFERKIERELLKWKSKSGRKPLIFRGARQTGKTTLVRKFARSFKNFIELNLEKEVNQKIFSEVKDIKDVVQSIEGISNQRVIPHETLLFLDEVQNSVSAIKLLRYFYEEMPNLHVISAGSLLEVRMKTEGWSFPVGRVEFLYLYPVTFDEFLSVTGEEVLLKSLWEYGIEKSLPPPLHDRFINLLSDYMVVGGMPEAVNEYIKERSFVAVRQYHETLVSSFKEDFSKYSKGAEATHLKLVWDRIPFEVGSRITYSKLAGANAHSKEISRAFDILHEAMLIERIFPTTQVAPPLVKKTKAAPKALFLDIGLCIAALHLTKDQIHEQFVDPSYRGGLSEAFVGQELMALDCYQRNALFFWIREEKGASSELDFVLPVENTLIPLEVKSGSQGSLKSLHQFLLRSSHHVGIRLYNGPLKVEEHSVLLPNSGKLDYQLISIPIYLTFRLKEIILKHSRILGRR
- a CDS encoding ATP-binding protein, with protein sequence MFERAIIKYLEKWKDRPDRKPLILRGARQVGKTVSVKLFAEKRFKDLIYLNLEDPDHERLFRSPLSLEEFDKIIQIKFGKILREGETLLFIDEIQNAPFLAKLLRFFYEKRPLLHVIAAGSLLEVKLHKEEISFPVGRVEYAYLYPLNFFEYLEAKKEDRLLHFLNHFSFKENIPEAISQMAEKFFEEYLFVGGMPEVVQHFVEHQNFSDLDRLYHALLTSYAEDTHKYASLAKVKYLVHCLETAPLFAGQCITYENFGGSHFRSREMGEALETLEQAMLLHRAMATHQSSLPLTVKNKKPPKLLFLDVGLVNYRLGLREKLIPFETMNDFYRGKISEQVVGQHLLSLDERAQNRMLYWYREHPGSSAEVDFVIVAQGKIIPIEVKSGKTGRLRSLKEFVKQSGIKKTVRVYRGPFRIEEVSIEGVNFKLISLPFYLLPRIRECCENV